The genomic segment cttttttctctccttccctttttGTCTTTCACGGATACTTGGCCTAACACTCTGTCTGTCTTGCTCCTGTTTTTTTGTCTATATGTAAATTTCAGTGCTTCATATCAGTCCCTAACACCCAATCATACAGCAACAGATGTGTTTTCTCGTTGGCTTTTGAAAGCAGTACCTGAACAGGAATGATAGGGAaggcaggcctggatttctgcataggcctgtgcctaggacaGCCCCTGCCACTGCCGCCATCAGGAGCCACGGTCTGCGAGCCATCTCCAGGAGGCCCCTGCCACAAATCGTTGCCACTGTCAGATCTGCCGAGAATCATGAAGCCCCAAAAAAGAGAGGGAATGCAGGTCCAAGTGGCATTTAGAAGCCCGGGGGTAGGAGGGTCCTCACTGAAAGCGGGGTAGACGACAGCACCACCAGTACCCATGAGGTGATACAATCCAGCCTCTGTCACTGAAGGGTAGAGGAGCAGGGTGAAATGAAAAAGACAGAAAGAGATGGCGAGAGAGGAAGGCAGAAATAGATATTTTGAATTTGTCACTGTTTTGGTGAGGTTCTCTCTTCTGTATCTGTTGCATAGCGAtatgccattctgaaacagaaagAAGATATGTTTTTCAGTAAAGCATCCTTGGGGAGGGTCTGCTTATTCCCCTCCCCTCGCCCCCAAAACAGGATTACCAGCTTGGGGAAAAAGCAGCCACCTGCCCCCACTCCTTCGCCAACCTCAACTCTTCCTCTATCACCAACCATCCCTGTCTCGTGGACTTTTACTTCTTTGAGCTGAGGACGGTCTTAGGAAGGCTCACCTACTGGAGACTGAATCAGTGCTGGCTGTGCTCCTAGGCCCACGGATTGGAGACTCCGCTTCCTCCCATATTGAAGCCAGGAAGGGATGGAGCCACTACAGGACCTGGGAGCAGACCGCGTGCTGCCTCTGTCCCCAGCCCGTGCACCTTGACAACATATTCCACACTGCCAAGATCGGATCTTGGAGTGCTTGAAGAAAAGGTTTGCGGGACACAGAGGGTTTcgtggaaggaaggagggcatcTTCAACCTGTCTGGAGACTGGCGGTTGGCAGAATACCGGCACTTACATTGGTTGGTTTTCTAGTCCTGCCCGATTATTGACGTCCCTTAAAAAGAAGCCTGCCTGGCCGGCCATGTACTGGCTAGTTGGCAACTCTAGCCCCAAGCTGCCTATCCTGGAGTCTTGTCTTCAGCAATGGCAGGGAGGCTCTGGGCATGTGATCATAGAGATCTCGCTGTTGCTTCCCTCTGCTAAAGATATCAAACATAGCAGGGCTAAGAGGAACAGACTGAGCTAGGCCTGCCTTTACCCCGGTTTCTCTAAGCAGGAACTGCAAGTCCCATAATGCAATGAGAGGAAAAACAGGACTGAAGCAGTCTGCCAACTCCATCTCATTCCTCCTTTATCCCTCGGCTCTCACATCATGGCCCTGATAGAGGTGTGTCCACTGGTTCAGAAACGGGGGTTAaatctccttcccccttcctctcccatcTTCCAGATGGGCGTTCACGCACCCAATTAGCAGCGTAGCTATCATGGTGAGCAGGGCGACAGCCACAATGATCAGAAGCACGCCAGTCCTGCTGAGGAAGCCGGGCTGCTGCAGGAGCTCATGGAAGGAGATGGAGATGATGCGCTGGGACAGAATGATCCCATCCTCGTCGGCATCCAGCACGCCATAGAACAATTCCTGTAGCTTCACGGTGGCAGCAGTATTGGAAGCCGTGACTAGAGAAGGTCAGAATCAGAAAAGGAGCATGAGATGGCAGCTCATTACGCTGGGAGAGGAGCTGCTGCTACTCAGACTGCAGTCACTGGGTCATGCATAAAGGAGAACTGCCCTTTCTGGCAGCCTGGAATTTTAGGGTGGCCATCTGACCCAGGTCAGCTCTGACAggctgatccaggcctggttttgcaCCATTATATCTATGGACTTGTAATTCCTGCTCTTCATAGAGAAACTCGAGCTATGTACATAAATACAGTGGAGTAAAGCATGGCCTGGATCGGCCTGTCAGGCTTGACCTGGATTGGCTTGTTGGGCTTGACCTGGATCAGGTGGCAACCCTAGCTGGAACGAGTACATATAGGGCTAAAGGAGAGCTGCCTTCTCTTCCTCTGCTCCATTAGTATTCAGGCAGTAAGTGGGAATTAATAGGTACCATTAATGTAAAAATAATTCCTGGCTAAAATGTCTTCTTCCTCCTGAATCTGGCAGCTATAGGTCCCTTGGTGGTACGGCCTGGTGGGTTTGATGATTACGGCGAGGTCTTCTCCTGTATGCAGATGTGTGAAATAGGACAGATCCCGGGTCCTGAGCTGCAAGCAGAGAGGACAAGGAGCATCGCTTACCTTTCTTGCTAATCTGACAATGCAAGACTCTTCCCCTTCCCATTCAGCTCTCATCATAGCCTCTCTCTGCAACCTCTTTCCATATTCTTTCCCTTCTGGCTCTCATCAGATAATCATTGTTCACAGACTCTCTCCTTATTCCTTCCCCATCTGTTTCTAATCAGTAAAACACCTTGTATAATCTCCCTACTCAAGCTCTGCAGTGCCCTTTTGTGGCTGGGAAAGTAGATTGCAGCTGCCTTGGAGCTACTTCCAGAGCTATTTAGATGACCACTAGGTGTCTGTGTAAGAGCCTGGCTCTCCCTCTGCTCTGATAGTTTCTTGAAGAGcagtatattaaaataataagcACTCAAATCAAATGTGAGGGAGCTGTGGGTGACTGCTCCATCAGGAGTTCTCAGTCATGGTTAACCCCAGGGACCAAAGTTCAACTGGGAATGGAAGTTAGATCTTCTATAGGGTAGGAGCCAGAGCCAGGGATGGAACCCAGGTCCCCTGTTTGGCAGCACAGAGAGCACGAGAGTAGAAGACAGATTTAGGAAAAGAGCCAGCAGGGAGCCAAAGTTGCTACAAACCAATTTCCAAATAATCAACCTACATTATTTGCAAACTTCCATACCACGGTGACGTCTTTGGGGAGGGGAAACTTGACAGTACACTGAAAGGAGCTCCGGGAGTTCTCGTTCACAAAAATATCCTGCACTGCAAGAGATGGAGAGCATGCAATCTGTCAAAGCCAGGGGCAGCTTTTTCCTTTCCCCCAgagtagagttgccaactggttccagattttaagaacaggttgatccagtcctgtttttactAACCTACATCCAGGTACTTataataaatcccagcatgcaatgctgtaaaaccaggactggatcaatctgtcctgaaaatctggagccagttagcaaccctacTCCAGCGACATGCACACAGTTCAAAGTCAAACCTCAATTTGGCAAATTTCAGCCTACTTTGAATATGACAGGATAGGCACATTTTTGCCAGCTCCATTGGAATAATCTGATAGGTAGTTTCCAGCAGATCTATTGGGAACATCTGTAGCTGATCACCAGCAACCCAAAGCAGATTCCAGGATAACTGTGGTAGCTTTCCTCACATTCACTGCCCTGCAGATTTGCTGCAGACATGGCTTTTCCTTTGTAGAGAGGACTCAATGCACCCAGGGGAGCTTCTGTGAGTTTCTGGAACCTCTTTCAAAGAGAATCATTTGGATAAGGGCCCTGGGATTGGTAGGATTCATGTTAGCAAACCAGGGCTGGTTCCAGGCAACTCCAGAGGACTGCAAAAATCTGGGACTAGTGAACGGAGCTGCTCGGCAAGTCACTAGTCCACTGGAACAGCAAGAGGATGTCAAGGTATTGAATCAATGGCTGAGTGGAAATGTGCTAGGCAAAGGGAGGTGAGGATTTCCAGTTTTACTTCAATTGATGATTCCACAGGATACCTCAGCCAAAATAAATTACAAATCAGGGATTAGAGGAGATTAGACCATGATTACTggcaaataaattatttttcagtccaCTTAAGACTCAAGTATTTTGGGTCAGGAATGGGTCATGGGAAGGGTGGAATCAATCCTTATTCTGAAGAGGGTAAATTTAACCCCTAATGATTGTGTTAAGAATTTGCAAGTTTTCTTTGGCTCCTCACTCAGGATGGAGAATCATATTGCATCTATCTATAGGCaaactatttcttttttagaaCTGATCCTTTTGTCAGTCAATTTGATCTGCTAAAGGGGTTTccagcaaaaactgaaaaaatgaacTCAGTTGTTGCAGGACAGCCCTGCTGGTTCTGGGGTTAAGGAACATATTACCCCAACTGTTTGGACTTCATTGACTATCTGTGGTAAAGACATatgttagttagttagttagttatttagttaacttatttagacattttatatactgtcgttccatgtatagatcacaacggtttacaaagtaacatAACTCAACAagcaatgattggttacaaaggtggtattcatagacaggcattaacatctatcaagTGAAATGATCTAGTACGAATTAATAATTGATCTAGTACTTAAGGCAAAGAGTatggaaaattaaaatgaaatgatggTTTTCCCATTTAGTCAGAGGGTGGTCTTGAGAATCTTAAATTCTCtcttttgatttattcttcatgattctataattatcttttgtctttcttgtctttgtggctcagtatattctgatgtttttaggtttgtttatgtgcgtttttgaatagccatgtttttagctcatgTTTAAATTGTTATGATTCCTCCCTTAGCTGTGCCATGgaaggcctctcaccttttctctggaagCTGCaccgaagctggggccttgcctggacagtctatcccaGTTTTGCTCCATAGCCTGGGAGGCTGCCATTGTTATCTGGGCCTACCTGAGGTCTGCTCTGCTTCATCCTTGACTTTCTGGTTTTGGCctcgccccttcttcctaaggggtcagcccgcagctcttctctttagttatagggccagccgggtgtggcccatctaaactcctcccaaggagttgcctgcttcctgctttataaaaggacttctctttcagttctgctttgcatgcattggagttacttgctcctggatgtcTTGCCTTCCAGCGCTCCTGCAGGCCTtcattcttcattggagctccatgtctcgtcttgataTGTTTCCATGTTCCTGTTGTCCAATGTCCTTGGTTCCTGATGTCTTGTCTTCGCCTCTGCTTCCAGAACCCCATGTTCCTCGATGCCACCCTTTCCTGGTGTGCTCATGGTACATTGCCTGTCTTCTCGTCCGCAGCTCAAGTCtccagagggtcatccttgcctgaagccaagtcccgtGTCTTGGTCCTGTTTCCTGTTTGAAGCCAAGTTCTGTCTTGGTCCTCCGTCTTGACTCTCGTTCCAGCCCTTGGATGTTCTTGgggctgctccatccatgcctaagactctgactgaacctgtgccattccagcgtggtccgtgaccagcctagcatgggctgtgtagagcgcgtcttggtacaggcttctaccgaatcttcgccatgttccagcttcatctattccacacctcgtctagagcctgcttcgcattctagcgtggtctgtgaccagcccattgggtccgcccatttATGGTGGGCTGTATAGGGCGCGCTGCgtggcagcctcaacccagtacttgactttgttgctgaaccttgatcctgagtcttcgaaGTTCCTTGCCTccatccagagtcttccaagttccttgtctacGTCTAGAGTCtttatgttccagagccttcatctgccctcatccGTAGTCTGGCCTGCTGtttcttgtcattccttgtggcaggtccaaaagggctgggaacggtcagaaGACTGTTCATTATCTAACATTAGGTGTTGGCCCAAAAGCTTGTAGGTCCGGAAGAGGGTCAGTCCGTCcgtctccacccatgctgggataTGCCTCGCCAAcccttggtgctgccttggagtcctctggggtcatgccgaggtccaagggcacacaatcccctcaagttgggatcacTCTCCCAGTGCTCCCCTTCTGTAACATAAATCTTTTTCTATTTGATAAAATGCGTAGTATCTGatgtagagaattccagagctttggacctccTATGGAAAACACTCGAGCTCTTATTTGCGTCAGATGTATGCTCTGTATTGTGGGAATAGATAATAGTCCTGTCTTTTGAGATcttagggagtcattttctatcgatatcgcacgcgaaaagggactttttgcctGCAATAGCTAgatggagtcggggcagagtcggaaCCAGAAGAGGAGTCGTCGAGGCAGTGTCAGGGTGGACGTGGCAgaaactttgctggcggcgataaggtaagacctgttatctccgccagtagcgcgcccaatagcaccacttttcacggtggcactaatagggtgcgaaagctggcagtgataacaccacggtggtgcatcgctgccggctttctcaggcccccccccctgctttgccccccgTTACCACGCGATCCAGAAAACCGTGCgacgttagaaaatccaggccttagtgtttgttgaggattgtaaggttgtagtgtcactcctaacaagcctgtgttattggaatgaatgatgttgaatattattgttaatactttatagtagattctggcttgtactggtaaccaatgcagtgacatcagcgagggtataatgtgatcatatttcctagatcctaataagagtcttgctgcagcattttataatatttgtagtggttttaagtgacatgctggaagaccaagtagtaaggagttacagtagtctaggtttgataATATTAtagtttgcaatacagtatggaagtcctcgaaagttaataatggtttcaggCGATGTAGTATTTgcaacttggcataacctgtcttgattaatttactgatgtgcatttttattgtaaggttctcatctagctgtatacctaaatcctgtacttggtttgagggattaatttgaaaattacgaGGTTAAGTACAGGCGGTTTAAGTATCgatgagtttctactcagccaaatgagttcagtctt from the Rhinatrema bivittatum chromosome 14, aRhiBiv1.1, whole genome shotgun sequence genome contains:
- the SPACA6 gene encoding sperm acrosome membrane-associated protein 6 isoform X2; translation: MFEIYRTLLSLLVVLLSSNGARGCMLCFFTPDYRLYVCKQFSSEQYLSCLQLMRDEFGQFSNLEVGAKQKDLLKDIFSAGMFYIERRSTSKTKNFTVDIPDGVRKIKSQIGSLMKAVACIPPCGYQKNARIYKCESCSVVDCGYPLDCELQDIFVNENSRSSFQCTVKFPLPKDVTVLRTRDLSYFTHLHTGEDLAVIIKPTRPYHQGTYSCQIQEEEDILARNYFYINVTASNTAATVKLQELFYGVLDADEDGIILSQRIISISFHELLQQPGFLSRTGVLLIIVAVALLTMIATLLIGMAYRYATDTEERTSPKQ
- the SPACA6 gene encoding sperm acrosome membrane-associated protein 6 isoform X1; the encoded protein is MFEIYRTLLSLLVVLLSSNGARGCMLCFFTPDYRLYVCKQFSSEQYLSCLQLMRDEFGQFSNLEVGAKQKDLLKDIFSAGMFYIERRSTSKTKNFTVDIPDGVRKIKSQIGSLMKAVACIPPCGYQKNARIYKCESCSVVDCGYPLDCELQDIFVNENSRSSFQCTVKFPLPKDVTVVWKFANNLRTRDLSYFTHLHTGEDLAVIIKPTRPYHQGTYSCQIQEEEDILARNYFYINVTASNTAATVKLQELFYGVLDADEDGIILSQRIISISFHELLQQPGFLSRTGVLLIIVAVALLTMIATLLIGMAYRYATDTEERTSPKQ
- the SPACA6 gene encoding sperm acrosome membrane-associated protein 6 isoform X3: MFYIERRSTSKTKNFTVDIPDGVRKIKSQIGSLMKAVACIPPCGYQKNARIYKCESCSVVDCGYPLDCELQDIFVNENSRSSFQCTVKFPLPKDVTVVWKFANNNGISLCNRYRRENLTKTVTNSKYLFLPSSLAISFCLFHFTLLLYPSVTEAGLYHLMGTGGAVVYPAFSEDPPTPGLLNATWTCIPSLFWGFMILGRSDSGNDLWQGPPGDGSQTVAPDGGSGRGCPRHRPMQKSRPAFPIIPVQVLLSKANEKTHLLLYDWVLGTDMKH